From one Lolium rigidum isolate FL_2022 chromosome 4, APGP_CSIRO_Lrig_0.1, whole genome shotgun sequence genomic stretch:
- the LOC124647231 gene encoding probable serine/threonine-protein kinase cdc7: MDTVGAGVGSWDTELAWHLLTVLLRIGRPAAATELAATVASTASYVTPQLVERLCLAPRSPLRSSDGVVTVSETAAVAFLRFMGCDVPARPVAGLGASGADSAEQQQLIVQTSSSVATGESPTHTKEEPVLHEMRETSCQPSLDKKVEPAALPLEVTSYDGVNNSNLNIIAENVEITDQNGNEQPHNEVSTDFPKEQDKKINVKNKEKHKKNEALPKEDKNQVAETAQKGHSEPNPLPSFKHFVVEEEVGSGPRGKAHSHVDNERKMLERFGGKNFVIKFEGCFRSGDLDCFVLQHINHDRPENLKKEIDLFELQWYGYCLLKALSSLHKQDLHQQLLRNSKLEVISRGKDITSQSSLKSALVIHDNEAAAGSKQPLGSKRKRSNKIPVCSDPRVDNKSMYGSQAADGSGVTSAKDATSTKASLDRLKQPLYKGQKELMNLNEVQSPNENTPAAPVSQRKRVAAPVGSVDQKLFLLTPMPLRSGGSAVAGSGLFNSKGHGKQRREGPCVGTKGFRAPEVLLRSSHQGCKVDVWSAGVTLLYLITGKTPFGGDPEQNMKEIVKLRGSQELWEVAKLHNCESSYPSELFEAKFLQSVDLRTWCVANARRPEFLKQLPDSLFDLVDKCLAVNPRCRITSEDALLHEFFTPCHESLKRQKSKALKIRGLAG, translated from the exons ATGGATACCGTCGGCGCCGGCGTCGGATCGTGGGACACGGAGCTCGCGTGGCACCTCCTCACCGTGCTCCTCCGCAtcggccgccccgccgccgccaccgagctcGCCGCCACCGTGGCGTCGACGGCGAGCTACGTGACGCCGCAGCTCGTCGAGCGGCTGTGCCTCGCCCCAAGGTCCCCGCTCCGCTCCTCCGACGGCGTGGTGACTGTTTCGGAGACGGCCGCCGTGGCGTTCCTGAGATTCATGGGATGCGATGTGCCGGCGCGGCCTGTGGCGGGATTGGGGGCCTCCGGTGCAG AttcggcagaacagcagcagctgATTGTGCAAACCTCTTCTTCAGTCGCTACTGGAGAG TCTCCTACTCACACCAAAGAAGAACCTGTATTACATGAAATGAGAGAAACTTCATGTCAACCATCTCTGGACAAAAAAGTTGAGCCGGCAGCATTGCCATTAGAAGTGACGAGCTACGATGGTGTTAACAATAGCAACTTGAACATTATTGCTGAAAATGTGGAAATCACTGATCAGAATGGCAATGAGCAGCCACATAATGAAGTGAGTACGGATTTTCCAAAGGAGCAGGATAAAAAGATT AATGTAAAGAATAAGGAGAAGCACAAGAAAAATGAAGCACTACCCAAAGAAGATAAGAATCAAGTTGCAGAAACTGCTCAAAAG GGTCATTCAGAGCCAAACCCACTGCCTAGCTTCAAACATTTTGTTGTAGAAGAGGAAGTAGGGTCAG GCCCTCGTGGAAAAGCTCATTCACATGTTGACAATGAACGAAAGATGTTGGAACGATTTGG AGGCAAGAACTTTGTGATTAAATTTGAAGGCTGTTTTAGGAGTGGTGACCTGGATTGCTTTGTTCTACAACACATAAATCATGACAGACCGGAG AATCTGAAAAAAGAAATAGATTTGTTTGAGTTGCAGTGGTATGGGTATTGTCTGTTAAAAGCTCTTTCAAGCTTACATAAACAG GATCTTCACCAACAGTTATTGAGAAACA GTAAGTTGGAGGTAATTTCACGCGGGAAGGATATCACATCTCAATCTTCATTGAAGTCTGCTCTAGTGATTCATGACAATGAAGCAGCAGCTGGCTCAAAACAACCTCTTGGGTCCAAGAGGAAAAGATCAAATAAAATCCCTGTGTGCAGCGACCCTAGGGTTGATAATAAGAGTATGTATGGTAGCCAAGCTGCTGATGGATCTGGTGTAACCTCTGCCAAAGATGCTACAAGCACGAAAGCATCATTGGACAGGTTAAAGCAGCCCCTATACAAAGGGCAGAAAGAGCTAATGAACTTGAATGAGGTGCAAAGTCCAAACGAAAATACACCAGCAGCTCCAGTTTCCCAAAGGAAGAGGGTGGCTGCTCCTGTTGGTAGTGTGGATCAGAAGCTATTTCTACTCACACCAATGCCCCTGCGTTCTGGTGGTAGTGCTGTTGCCGGTTCTGGCTTGTTTAACAGCAAAG GACATGGCAAACAGCGAAGAGAAGGTCCATGTGTCGGAACTAAAGGATTCCGAGCTCCAGAG gttcttctaagATCTTCTCATCAGGGTTGTAAAGTCGATGTCTGGTCTGCTGGTGTGACACTCCTGTATTTGATAACTGGCAAAACACCTTTTGGCGGAGACCCGGAACA GAACATGAAGGAAATAGTGAAGCTCAGAGGCAGCCAAGAATTATGGGAAGTAGCGAAATTGCACAACTGTGAATCTTCATACCCATCG GAGTTATTCGAGGCCAAATTTCTACAGTCGGTGGATCTCAGGACATGGTGCGTTGCCAACGCCCGCAGGCCAGAGTTCCTCAAGCAGTTACCTGACTCGCTGTTCGATCTCGTGGACAAGTGCCTCGCAGTTAACCCGAGGTGCAGGATCACTTCGGAGGATGCTCTGTTGCACGAGTTCTTCACTCCATGCCATGAAAGCCTTAAGAGGCAGAAGAGTAAGGCTCTTAAGATTAGAGGGTTAGCTGGCTAA